The Ascaphus truei isolate aAscTru1 chromosome 14, aAscTru1.hap1, whole genome shotgun sequence genome segment ACAGAGCGGGGGGAGACAGCAGAGCACAGAGCGGGGGGAGACAGCAGAGCGGGGGGAGACAGCGGAGTGcagagcagggggagacagcagagcACAGAGCGGGGGAAGACAGCAGAGCACAGAGCGGGAGAAGACAGCAGAGCACAGTGCGGGGGAAGACAGCAGAGCACAGTGCGGGGGAAGACAGCAGAGCACAGAGCGGGGGAAGACAGCAGAGTGGGGGAGACAGCGGAGCACAAAGCGAGGGAAGACAGCGGAGCACAGTGCGAGGGAAGACAGCAGAGCGcagagcagggggagacagcagagcgcagagcagggggagacagcagagcggggggagacagcagagcgcagagtggggggagacagcaaAGCACAGAGCGGGGGGTGACAGCGGAGCACAGAGCGATGGGAGGCAGTGGAGCGCGGGAGAGACAGCGGAGTGCAGAGTGGGGGAAGATggcagagcgcagagcgagaggaAGGCGGTGGAGCGCAGAGCGAGGGGGAGGCGATGGAGCGCAGAGAATAGATGATGTAGCAGAGCAGGGTTGTACCTGATGGCTTCCTGGCGTATCTGAGAGGCCTTGTTAGTGGGTGGGGCGGGAAGCCTGGAGCAGCCCCTGGTCTCTAGCCTTCTCTGCTTTTCCAGCATcctctgcttctcctctgcctccctccaaGTGTTACACATCCTGTGGCGGTCTGTGTTAGTGGTGTGTAAGTGGAAAGGCTCACAGACCGTCACCGTCCCTGTTCATGGATAGAAGAGTTATAGCGccggcagcggcagtgccagcctccccccctccccccacacacacacaaacactactacaccatgacatgtatacacagcccAGGTACAGCGTCAGGCAGTTAACCGCTATACCACTCCTCTACCCAGACTGACACCTTAGCCATCACACCACGCTTCCACCTAGACTGACAACTTTACCAATACACCACACTTCCACCCAGACCAAAACTATAACCTCTCTACCTCCAATCCGCCTCTCCAGCTTCTCTTGGAACCTCCTTTGGAGTCTCTCAAAGTTAGGAATCTTTCTGTTAATGGTCGGCCTAAACCTCGGCTCAGCCTCCTCCAGCCTCTTTGGCTTCCCCTCTCCCCACCATTGGGCCGATCTGTGGCCCCTGCAAGTCACAGCTCTTTCTGGGGCAGACGTTGGCCTTGAGTTTCCCTTCCTCCTCCGTCTCTGGTTCTCAGATTCCCAAACTCTCCGAGAGGGAGGCACAGACTGAGTCTTGTGGGGTCTCTCCAACCTCAATGTTCTTCTCCCCCATGGCGTCACAGATCCTGAAAGCCAAATCTTCCACTGGTCTAGTCTCTTGCTCATCTCCTCTCCATGGTCTTTCATTACGGCACAGTAGTCCTGGATGGTGGACTTTGGTGGATCTCCATGGCCTTGATTCTTTCCCAGGTAACGTTTCCCTTTGTCCTCTCCAGcactcctcctcttcctcacctCTTCATTAAAGAGGAAGGTATTCAAGGGAATCATCCTGGGCTCCATCTTCTGTGCCATCTTCTTGATACCTCCATGCCACATGTCTTGATGCACGTGGTCCATGGGTTCCATGGGGAATACACTGTGGAACCACGAGAAGTAGTTGGAGGTTGTGTCCTCCTGATCCAGATTATCTTCTACTTCCATCTGGTGAGAGGCCATGGCATCTGGAGACCGTGGGACATCATCATGCCAGCTCCTGTGCCGAAGAAACCGCATGATATGGGTCAGGGGAAAGGTAACCAGGTAcgtgataagagggcgtctcacgcACAGAATGTATAATATAAGGTAATAGGGTTGGTGACATATTTCTAGTGCCAGCCTTCCACACacccacactactacaccatgacatgtataccaagcacaggtacagcacgggcagcggcagtgccagcctccccctcatacacacacaacaacaccatgaaatgtatacacagcacaggtacagcgtgggcagcggcagtgccagcctccccccccccccccacacacacactactacaccatgacatgtatacacagcacaggtacagcacgggcagcggcagtgccagcctccccctcatacacacacaacaacaccatgaaatgtatacacagcacaggtacagcgtgggcagcggcagtgccagcctccccccccccccccacacacacactactacaccatgacatgtatacacagcacaggtacagcgtgggcagcgggagtgccagcctctccctcacacacactaatacaccatgaaatgtatacacagcacaggtacagcggcagtgccagtctccccctcatacacacacaactaCACCATGActtgtatacacagcacaggtacagcgtgggcagcggcagtgccagcctccccctcatacacacactactacaccatgacatgtatacacagcacaggtactgtacagcgtgggcagcggcagtgccagcctccccctcacacacaggaaggggaggagctgtgagccaagatggcggcagaccctggaggagggagaggagtgggaaccaggtctcaagctaatctgaatgcggataagaaagtttcactggaagctaaagtgcagaaatgtttgcaaaagaaagagtcagAAAATATGGAAAAAGAGATGAATGAATATGTTGGGCAGAAAGAATCTGAGATGGAGAATACTGAAAGTCCGGCTCAGAACCAGACGGGTAAGAGAACTGCAGCTAAAACAGCTCAAGG includes the following:
- the TSGA10IP gene encoding testis-specific protein 10-interacting protein; translated protein: MEVQVRRASSVNPCGLKINLAHQNTELLYRSWHDDVPRSPDAMASHQMEVEDNLDQEDTTSNYFSWFHSVFPMEPMDHVHQDMWHGGIKKMAQKMEPRMIPLNTFLFNEEVRKRRSAGEDKGKRYLGKNQGHGDPPKSTIQDYCAVMKDHGEEMSKRLDQWKIWLSGSVTPWGRRTLRLERPHKTQSVPPSRRVWESENQRRRRKGNSRPTSAPERAVTCRGHRSAQWWGEGKPKRLEEAEPRFRPTINRKIPNFERLQRRFQEKLERRIGGTVTVCEPFHLHTTNTDRHRMCNTWREAEEKQRMLEKQRRLETRGCSRLPAPPTNKASQIRQEAIRSKVLHSEKLLKQEKQREVQRCVKQRRVTRQVRQRLPATSRGVSAIQRKLQEFREMEKERIAEYLAELRDIQERVNRRPFLFEWPVKNKSDINGKKSISVVYHRDSGDDYIQEQDQCHGFPHRQVRCAWNDDSELCSPDPDRLHLDPKYYYSQSQ